A stretch of the Capra hircus breed San Clemente chromosome 10, ASM170441v1, whole genome shotgun sequence genome encodes the following:
- the THTPA gene encoding thiamine-triphosphatase isoform X2, whose amino-acid sequence MRQTGPSITGGGRTPDRQPCDGSMAQGLIEVERKFVPGPGTEERLQELGGTLEHRVTFRDSYYDTPELSLMRADYWLRQREGSGWELKCPGAASVSGPHTEYTELTAEPSIVVQLCEVLGAVVPGAGGVAAVLGPLGLQLVASFVTKRSAWKLVLSGADGEERLLRVDLDTADFGYAVGEVEALVDKEAEVPAALEKIHHLSSLLGVLAQEKAPAKLIVYLQRFRPQDYQRLLEVYGSKEQP is encoded by the exons ATGAGACAGACAGGGCCATCCATCACAGGAGGAGGAAGGACCCCCGACAGACAACCCTGCGACG GTAGCATGGCCCAGGGCCTGATTGAAGTGGAGCGAAAGTTCGTTCCCGGGCCCGGCACAGAGGAGCGGCTGCAGGAGTTGGGGGGTACCCTGGAGCACCGAGTCACTTTCCGAGACAGCTACTATGACACCCCTGAGCTGAGCCTCATGCGAGCTGATTACTGGCTGCGACAGCGAGAAGGCAGTGGATGGGAGCTCAAATGTCCCGGAGCGGCAAGTGTCTCAGGACCCCACACTGAGTACACGGAACTCACAGCTGAGCCTTCAATTGTGGTCCAGCTATGTGAGGTGCTGGGGGCTGTGGTCCCGGGGGCTGGGGGCGTGGCTGCTGTGTTGGGCCCCTTGGGGCTGCAGTTAGTAGCTAGTTTTGTGACGAAGCGCAGTGCCTGGAAACTGGTGCTGTCCGGAGCTGACGGAGAGGAGCGGCTGCTCAGGGTGGACCTGGATACAGCTGACTTTGGCTACGCTGTGGGTGAGGTAGAGGCGCTGGTGGACAAGGAGGCTGAAGTCCCAGCTGCCCTGGAGAAGATCCACCACCTCAGCAGCCTGCTTG GTGTGCTGGCGCAGGAGAAGGCACCTGCCAAGCTGATTGTGTACCTGCAGCGCTTCCGGCCCCAGGACTACCAGCGCCTGCTAGAAGTGTACGGCTCCAAAGAGCAGCCTTAG
- the THTPA gene encoding thiamine-triphosphatase isoform X4 yields the protein MAQGLIEVERKFVPGPGTEERLQELGGTLEHRVTFRDSYYDTPELSLMRADYWLRQREGSGWELKCPGAASVSGPHTEYTELTAEPSIVVQLCEVLGAVVPGAGGVAAVLGPLGLQLVASFVTKRSAWKLVLSGADGEERLLRVDLDTADFGYAVGEVEALVDKEAEVPAALEKIHHLSSLLGVLAQEKAPAKLIVYLQRFRPQDYQRLLEVYGSKEQP from the exons ATGGCCCAGGGCCTGATTGAAGTGGAGCGAAAGTTCGTTCCCGGGCCCGGCACAGAGGAGCGGCTGCAGGAGTTGGGGGGTACCCTGGAGCACCGAGTCACTTTCCGAGACAGCTACTATGACACCCCTGAGCTGAGCCTCATGCGAGCTGATTACTGGCTGCGACAGCGAGAAGGCAGTGGATGGGAGCTCAAATGTCCCGGAGCGGCAAGTGTCTCAGGACCCCACACTGAGTACACGGAACTCACAGCTGAGCCTTCAATTGTGGTCCAGCTATGTGAGGTGCTGGGGGCTGTGGTCCCGGGGGCTGGGGGCGTGGCTGCTGTGTTGGGCCCCTTGGGGCTGCAGTTAGTAGCTAGTTTTGTGACGAAGCGCAGTGCCTGGAAACTGGTGCTGTCCGGAGCTGACGGAGAGGAGCGGCTGCTCAGGGTGGACCTGGATACAGCTGACTTTGGCTACGCTGTGGGTGAGGTAGAGGCGCTGGTGGACAAGGAGGCTGAAGTCCCAGCTGCCCTGGAGAAGATCCACCACCTCAGCAGCCTGCTTG GTGTGCTGGCGCAGGAGAAGGCACCTGCCAAGCTGATTGTGTACCTGCAGCGCTTCCGGCCCCAGGACTACCAGCGCCTGCTAGAAGTGTACGGCTCCAAAGAGCAGCCTTAG
- the THTPA gene encoding thiamine-triphosphatase isoform X3: protein MAQGLIEVERKFVPGPGTEERLQELGGTLEHRVTFRDSYYDTPELSLMRADYWLRQREGSGWELKCPGAASVSGPHTEYTELTAEPSIVVQLCEVLGAVVPGAGGVAAVLGPLGLQLVASFVTKRSAWKLVLSGADGEERLLRVDLDTADFGYAVGEVEALVDKEAEVPAALEKIHHLSSLLGEGDTLFCTSFVLLSVPTGPIVGGRLEAISLRGIILAVF, encoded by the coding sequence ATGGCCCAGGGCCTGATTGAAGTGGAGCGAAAGTTCGTTCCCGGGCCCGGCACAGAGGAGCGGCTGCAGGAGTTGGGGGGTACCCTGGAGCACCGAGTCACTTTCCGAGACAGCTACTATGACACCCCTGAGCTGAGCCTCATGCGAGCTGATTACTGGCTGCGACAGCGAGAAGGCAGTGGATGGGAGCTCAAATGTCCCGGAGCGGCAAGTGTCTCAGGACCCCACACTGAGTACACGGAACTCACAGCTGAGCCTTCAATTGTGGTCCAGCTATGTGAGGTGCTGGGGGCTGTGGTCCCGGGGGCTGGGGGCGTGGCTGCTGTGTTGGGCCCCTTGGGGCTGCAGTTAGTAGCTAGTTTTGTGACGAAGCGCAGTGCCTGGAAACTGGTGCTGTCCGGAGCTGACGGAGAGGAGCGGCTGCTCAGGGTGGACCTGGATACAGCTGACTTTGGCTACGCTGTGGGTGAGGTAGAGGCGCTGGTGGACAAGGAGGCTGAAGTCCCAGCTGCCCTGGAGAAGATCCACCACCTCAGCAGCCTGCTTGGTGAGGGAGACACGCTCTTCTGTACTTCCTTTGTTCTTCTGAGTGTACCCACTGGGCCAATTGTCGGgggacgtctcgaggctatttcTTTAAGAGGAATTATTTTAGCAGTTTTCTAG
- the THTPA gene encoding thiamine-triphosphatase isoform X1: MRQTGPSITGGGRTPDRQPCDGSMAQGLIEVERKFVPGPGTEERLQELGGTLEHRVTFRDSYYDTPELSLMRADYWLRQREGSGWELKCPGAASVSGPHTEYTELTAEPSIVVQLCEVLGAVVPGAGGVAAVLGPLGLQLVASFVTKRSAWKLVLSGADGEERLLRVDLDTADFGYAVGEVEALVDKEAEVPAALEKIHHLSSLLGEGDTLFCTSFVLLSVPTGPIVGGRLEAISLRGIILAVF; this comes from the exons ATGAGACAGACAGGGCCATCCATCACAGGAGGAGGAAGGACCCCCGACAGACAACCCTGCGACG GTAGCATGGCCCAGGGCCTGATTGAAGTGGAGCGAAAGTTCGTTCCCGGGCCCGGCACAGAGGAGCGGCTGCAGGAGTTGGGGGGTACCCTGGAGCACCGAGTCACTTTCCGAGACAGCTACTATGACACCCCTGAGCTGAGCCTCATGCGAGCTGATTACTGGCTGCGACAGCGAGAAGGCAGTGGATGGGAGCTCAAATGTCCCGGAGCGGCAAGTGTCTCAGGACCCCACACTGAGTACACGGAACTCACAGCTGAGCCTTCAATTGTGGTCCAGCTATGTGAGGTGCTGGGGGCTGTGGTCCCGGGGGCTGGGGGCGTGGCTGCTGTGTTGGGCCCCTTGGGGCTGCAGTTAGTAGCTAGTTTTGTGACGAAGCGCAGTGCCTGGAAACTGGTGCTGTCCGGAGCTGACGGAGAGGAGCGGCTGCTCAGGGTGGACCTGGATACAGCTGACTTTGGCTACGCTGTGGGTGAGGTAGAGGCGCTGGTGGACAAGGAGGCTGAAGTCCCAGCTGCCCTGGAGAAGATCCACCACCTCAGCAGCCTGCTTGGTGAGGGAGACACGCTCTTCTGTACTTCCTTTGTTCTTCTGAGTGTACCCACTGGGCCAATTGTCGGgggacgtctcgaggctatttcTTTAAGAGGAATTATTTTAGCAGTTTTCTAG